One part of the Humulus lupulus chromosome 9, drHumLupu1.1, whole genome shotgun sequence genome encodes these proteins:
- the LOC133801962 gene encoding uncharacterized protein LOC133801962 isoform X2, with protein sequence MCNSKISKLEEEQQNMKLKMTEMMNLLKEHLVGGKATPSKGQSRNVPQSNNIHSPKSIALEKRHNFIEGKSACYLLDWADVIVAEGHWDSSDPKLAVHGKPLGPDFM encoded by the exons atgtgtaatagcaagatctccaagttagaagaagagcaacagaatatgaagctcaaaatgactgaaatgatgaatctacttaaagaacacttg gttggtggtaaagcgACACCAAGCaaaggacagtctcgcaatgtaccgcagtcaaacaatattcattcccctaag agtattgcactagaaaaaagacataactttataGAAGGGAAGagtgcttgctacttgcttgactgggcagatgtaattgttgctgaaggtcattgggattctagtgatccaaagttagctgtacatggaaagcctcttggaccagattTTATGTGA
- the LOC133801962 gene encoding uncharacterized protein LOC133801962 isoform X1 — protein MCNSKISKLEEEQQNMKLKMTEMMNLLKEHLVVGGKATPSKGQSRNVPQSNNIHSPKSIALEKRHNFIEGKSACYLLDWADVIVAEGHWDSSDPKLAVHGKPLGPDFM, from the exons atgtgtaatagcaagatctccaagttagaagaagagcaacagaatatgaagctcaaaatgactgaaatgatgaatctacttaaagaacacttggtg gttggtggtaaagcgACACCAAGCaaaggacagtctcgcaatgtaccgcagtcaaacaatattcattcccctaag agtattgcactagaaaaaagacataactttataGAAGGGAAGagtgcttgctacttgcttgactgggcagatgtaattgttgctgaaggtcattgggattctagtgatccaaagttagctgtacatggaaagcctcttggaccagattTTATGTGA